A portion of the Channa argus isolate prfri chromosome 19, Channa argus male v1.0, whole genome shotgun sequence genome contains these proteins:
- the cebp1 gene encoding CCAAT/enhancer binding protein (C/EBP) 1, protein MMSDSRVSSVIQEWASTYPGQTHTLNPVSSNQGGSTSQLTQMDMIPYSQSQGLMRGSTEERVAEQMMGLSYLPYPTSCVSTASSAGNTNHHQSHANTQQEFSPFLLPSLRAPVTKRSISKDSTEYRLRRERNNIAVRKSRDKARRRILLTQQRAVQLQEENQKLQIRIGQLTQELDTLKHILSQRHLQGAEDGGAGESRM, encoded by the exons ATG ATGTCTGATTCCAGGGTGTCCTCTGTCATCCAGGAGTGGGCCAGCACATACCCAGGTCAGACCCACACCCTCAACCCTGTCAGCTCCAACCAGGGCGGCTCAACCAGTCAGTTGACTCAGATGGACATGATACCGTACAGCCAGTCTCAGGGACTGATGAGGGGCAGCACTGAGGAGAGAGTGGCAGAGCAGATGATGGGACTGTCGTACCTGCCCTACCCCACATCCTGTGTCAGCACTGCCTCAAGTGCCGGGAACACGAACCACCACCAGAGCCACGCCAACACTCAGCAG GAATTCTCCCCCTTCCTCCTGCCCAGCCTGAGGGCCCCAGTGACCAAACGGAGCATCAGCAAGGACAGCACAGAGTATCGCCTGAGGCGGGAGAGGAACAACATCGCTGTGAGGAAGAGCCGGGATAAAGCCCGCAGGAGGATCCTGCTGACCCAGCAGAGAGCTGTgcagctgcaggaggagaacCAGAAGCTGCAGATAAGAATAGGACAGCTGACACAGGAGCTGGACACTCTCAAACACATCCTGTCACAGCGACATCTGCAGGGAGCAGAGGATGGAGGCGCAGGCGAGTCCAGAATGTGA
- the ngdn gene encoding neuroguidin produces MAASVDNDLIESDLPKSVQLLYNLTEQVAAVTSHVRELLTRVKDGTFKTSKGLSFLDLKYHLLLFYLQDLTHLISIKTEGSKIKDSEALNRVVTIRTVLEKMRPLDHKLKYQIDKVVRTAVTGSLAESDPLHLRPNPGNLISKLSESEESEDEAEGNKKAAHSSGKKYVPPKIAPMNYEGDLTEADKKKVQVERQRRAALRSSVIQELRQQYSDAPEEIRDRREFQSERESREEIHRKNYEESMMVRLNVPKHQKNARKRDMAMSGQLTGITHFSDITALTGGEGNQDGENPRPKKKKKLMKKKTKRRAFKKHR; encoded by the exons ATGGCTGCTTCTGTTGACAAC GATTTAATTGAAAGTGATCTGCCCAAATCCGTCCAGCTGCTGTATAATCTCACAGAACAG gtGGCCGCAGTCACAAGTCATGTCCGTGAGCTGCTAACCAGAGTCAAAGAtggcacatttaaaacatcGAAG ggtttgtcttttttggaCCTTAAGTATCACCTGCTGCTCTTCTACCTGCAGGACCTCACTCACCTGATCAGCATCAAGACAGAAGgaagcaaaataaaagacagtgaAGCGCTGAACAGAGTGGTCACAATCAGAACA GTGTTGGAGAAGATGCGACCTCTAGACCACAAACTGAAGTACCAGATTGATAAAGTGGTGCGCACAGCTGTTACTGGTAGTTTAG CTGAAAGTGACCCGCTGCACCTGCGTCCTAATCCTGGAAATCTCATCAGCAAA CTGAGTGAATCTGAGGAGTCTGAAGATGAAGCTGAGGGAAACAAGAAAGCAGCTCACTCTAGTGGCAAGAAATATGTACCGCCAAAGATCGCCCCGATGAATTATG aagGTGACCTGACCGAGGCCGATAAGAAGAAGGTTCAGGTGGAGCGTCAGCGACGAGCAGCTCTGAGAAGCTCTGTGATCCAGGAGCTGAGACAGCAGTATAGCGACGCCCCTGAAGAGATCAGGGACAGACGAGAGTTCCAAAGCGAACGGGAAAGTCGCGAGGAGATACACAG GAAAAACTATGAGGAGTCGATGATGGTGCGGCTCAACGTGCCGAAGCATCAGAAAAATGCCAGGAAGAGGGACATGGCCATGTCTGGCCAGCTGACCGGTATAACACACTTCAGTGACATCACAGCGCTGACAGGTGGCGAAGGCAACCAG GATGGAGAAAACCCTCGtccaaaaaagaagaagaaactcaTGAAGAAGAAAACCAAAAGAAGAG ctttCAAGAAGCACAGATAG